Proteins from a genomic interval of Oleidesulfovibrio alaskensis DSM 16109:
- a CDS encoding ABC transporter ATP-binding protein, producing MEKVSLNGISKRFGDVRVIHDVSLSIRENEFIVLVGPSGCGKSTILRMIAGLESVSGGEIRIGGRVVNDVPPKERDVAMVFQNYALYPHMTVGENMGFSLKMQKRPGAEIESKVQEAAAVLGLTEYLHRKPAALSGGQRQRVAMGRAIVRKPQVFLFDEPLSNLDAQLRTQMRMELKKLHLKLNTTTIYVTHDQVEAMTLADRIVLLKDGHIQQVGAPVDVFERPANVFTGRFIGNPPMNVLQAVLHKGADDAGRHVAAEGLRIAVADTVGAALPHGTPVTVGIRPDAVKTGDALMHLPEHCHMDARVEVAEILGGQSLLEVSAAGVPLIAEVAGRVLVRPGDSIRIGVDPARVLLFDAQTQNAVD from the coding sequence ATGGAAAAAGTTTCGCTCAACGGTATAAGCAAGCGCTTCGGCGACGTACGGGTCATTCACGATGTCAGCCTGTCCATCAGAGAAAATGAATTCATCGTGCTGGTGGGGCCTTCCGGCTGCGGAAAATCCACCATACTGCGCATGATAGCGGGGCTGGAGAGCGTGAGCGGCGGCGAAATACGCATAGGGGGCCGCGTAGTCAATGACGTGCCGCCCAAGGAACGCGATGTGGCCATGGTGTTTCAGAACTACGCCCTGTATCCGCACATGACCGTGGGAGAAAACATGGGGTTCAGTCTTAAAATGCAGAAACGCCCCGGAGCCGAAATCGAGTCGAAAGTGCAGGAGGCCGCAGCCGTTCTGGGGTTGACCGAATATCTGCACCGCAAACCCGCGGCTCTTTCCGGCGGGCAACGGCAGCGCGTGGCCATGGGCCGCGCCATTGTGCGCAAACCGCAGGTCTTTCTGTTCGACGAGCCTCTTTCAAATCTGGACGCCCAGCTGCGCACCCAGATGCGCATGGAACTGAAAAAACTGCACCTGAAGCTGAACACCACCACCATATACGTCACCCACGATCAGGTGGAGGCCATGACGCTGGCCGACCGCATTGTACTGCTGAAAGACGGACATATACAGCAGGTGGGGGCCCCTGTGGATGTCTTTGAACGTCCGGCCAATGTGTTCACCGGGCGTTTTATCGGCAACCCGCCCATGAACGTGCTGCAGGCGGTGCTGCATAAAGGCGCGGACGATGCAGGGCGCCATGTGGCCGCAGAGGGCCTGCGCATTGCAGTGGCAGACACGGTAGGCGCCGCGTTGCCCCACGGTACGCCGGTAACCGTGGGCATACGGCCCGATGCCGTCAAAACCGGCGACGCGCTTATGCATCTGCCGGAACACTGCCATATGGATGCGCGTGTGGAAGTGGCCGAAATTCTGGGCGGTCAGTCGCTGCTGGAAGTATCGGCGGCGGGTGTTCCGCTCATAGCGGAAGTGGCAGGCCGCGTGCTGGTGCGCCCCGGAGACTCCATACGCATAGGCGTTGACCCTGCACGGGTTCTGCTTTTTGACGCGCAGACCCAGAACGCCGTCGACTGA
- a CDS encoding ABC transporter substrate-binding protein gives MNRFLAKAAVAAAAFCLMITAPAMAAAQDKLGGTLEIFSWWAGDEGPALEAMIKLYNKQHPGVSVENAAVTGGSGINARAVLKTRMLGGNPPDSFQVHAGQELIGTWVASGRMEDLTFLYKQQGWMEAFPADLIKLIGTENGIWSVPVTVHRSNVMWFVPANLKKWGIQAPADWNEFLEIAPRLQEQGVVPLALATNWTANHLWESVALASMGADRWDALWRGEIPWTDPEVVKAWELFGKVLQYTNDDATSLSWQQATDMVVDGRAAFNVMGDWAAGYMNTTLGMAPGKDFGWSASPGTGGVFMFLSDSFGLPVGAANRDNSLAWLALVGSRSGSDAFNPLKGSISPRLDTDLNLYNDYSKSAAGDWGRDRIVGSLAHGVTANEGFMSDFASVMEMYLKNRNAGQAAMACHAIAVKNGIARR, from the coding sequence ATGAACAGATTCCTGGCAAAAGCGGCCGTTGCGGCCGCCGCATTCTGCCTGATGATCACGGCGCCCGCCATGGCGGCGGCGCAGGACAAGCTTGGCGGAACTCTGGAAATTTTTTCGTGGTGGGCCGGTGACGAAGGCCCCGCGCTTGAGGCCATGATAAAGCTGTACAACAAGCAGCACCCCGGCGTCAGCGTGGAAAACGCCGCCGTCACGGGCGGATCGGGCATCAACGCCCGTGCAGTGCTTAAAACCCGTATGCTGGGCGGCAATCCTCCTGACAGCTTTCAGGTGCATGCAGGACAGGAACTCATCGGTACGTGGGTTGCCTCGGGCCGTATGGAAGACCTGACCTTTCTGTACAAACAGCAGGGCTGGATGGAAGCGTTTCCCGCCGACCTCATCAAGCTGATCGGCACGGAGAACGGCATATGGTCGGTACCGGTGACGGTTCACCGCTCCAACGTCATGTGGTTTGTACCCGCCAACCTGAAAAAATGGGGAATACAGGCTCCTGCCGACTGGAACGAGTTTCTGGAAATAGCCCCGCGGCTGCAGGAACAGGGCGTGGTGCCGCTTGCTCTGGCCACCAACTGGACTGCCAACCACCTCTGGGAATCCGTGGCGCTGGCCTCCATGGGGGCCGACCGGTGGGACGCCCTCTGGCGCGGCGAAATTCCGTGGACCGATCCTGAAGTGGTCAAAGCATGGGAGCTTTTCGGCAAGGTGCTGCAATACACCAATGACGACGCCACATCGCTTTCGTGGCAGCAGGCCACAGACATGGTTGTGGACGGCCGCGCCGCCTTCAACGTCATGGGCGACTGGGCTGCCGGCTACATGAACACCACGCTGGGCATGGCACCCGGTAAAGACTTCGGCTGGTCCGCATCGCCGGGCACCGGCGGCGTGTTCATGTTCCTTTCCGATTCGTTCGGCCTGCCCGTGGGCGCCGCAAACCGCGACAACAGCCTCGCGTGGCTGGCACTTGTGGGTTCGCGCAGCGGCAGCGACGCCTTCAACCCGCTCAAGGGTTCCATCTCGCCCCGGCTTGATACCGACCTGAACCTGTACAATGACTATTCAAAATCCGCCGCAGGCGACTGGGGCCGCGACCGCATCGTGGGCAGTCTGGCTCACGGAGTCACCGCCAACGAAGGCTTCATGAGCGATTTCGCATCCGTTATGGAGATGTACCTGAAAAACCGCAACGCCGGTCAGGCCGCCATGGCCTGCCACGCCATTGCCGTAAAAAACGGCATAGCCAGACGATAG